The proteins below come from a single Rosa rugosa chromosome 2, drRosRugo1.1, whole genome shotgun sequence genomic window:
- the LOC133734179 gene encoding uncharacterized protein LOC133734179, with protein sequence MGNAVSPCFQQNSNSAVKVIFSQGTTRLLRGKHIAGEIMFEFPDQMVCHADSFFIGQPIPALSIDDELMLGQTYFVLPLDRFAGSVLSASSLAALNSSSPKNSPIKFGDSPFEYIKGSNGKVLIKVAPEFITRLITRGQEMDSESPGNRLLCSTPELQKHYEQLVGSKEQLWSPKLETISEHKIRFSPCRFIGLEYWKPKETQV encoded by the coding sequence ATGGGTAATGCAGTGTCTCCATGTTTTCAACAAAACTCAAACTCAGCTGTTAAAGTAATCTTTTCCCAAGGCACCACCAGACTCCTCAGAGGAAAACACATCGCCGGAGAGATCATGTTCGAGTTTCCCGACCAAATGGTTTGCCATGCAGACTCCTTCTTCATCGGTCAACCTATTCCGGCCTTGTCCATCGACGACGAGCTGATGCTCGGCCAGACCTACTTCGTTCTTCCCCTCGATCGCTTCGCAGGCAGTGTGCTGTCCGCCTCCTCTCTCGCGGCGTTAAACTCGTCGAGCCCTAAGAATTCTCCGATAAAATTCGGGGACAGCCCCTTCGAGTACATAAAGGGTTCCAATGGAAAGGTGTTAATCAAAGTTGCGCCGGAGTTCATTACCAGGCTGATTACAAGAGGTCAGGAAATGGATTCCGAAAGTCCAGGCAATCGTTTGCTCTGTAGCACACCGGAGCTTCAGAAACACTACGAGCAGCTTGTTGGTTCTAAAGAGCAATTGTGGTCGCCCAAGCTTGAAACCATTTCTGAGCATAAAATTAGGTTTTCACCATGCAGATTCATAGGGCTGGAGTACTGGAAACCGAAAGAGACGCAAGTGTAA